The following is a genomic window from Benincasa hispida cultivar B227 chromosome 7, ASM972705v1, whole genome shotgun sequence.
GAAGAATCTTTTTCACAATTCTCACCGCATACTTCCTCATCCCCGAGCTAGGGAGTATCTGGATATCCATGAAATAAGGATGGctagtgttattttttatttattttatttattttttcagcttcagtttaaaatagaaaaatgccTCCTTACTTGTCTTTCTAAATTTTTGTGTGtttctttaatctttttattatgtattttcttttttggaaaagaaaCAAGACTTTGATTGATGAGTACTAAAAGACGAAGCAAAAACTTCCAAAGAATTATTCCTCATGGCTAAAAGATTTGTGAGACTAGTCCTTGAAGGAGTTTGTACATTTTCTCCAACTAAATGCATTAAAGAGAACCAAGTCAATAAAAAGATCATTAAGCCTTGGCTTTGTCGCTGAGAATGCAGTTGTTCCTCTCTTTCTAAAGGGTTCATAAAAATGCTCTTAATGTTCTTCTTTTGAACCATGAAGGGGTGGCCTGTGATTATATAGGAGAGAAAGTCATGAATGTTGATAGGCTATGTAGTGTGCCAACTAAACGCTTCCAAAATCGAGGACCAGAAGTCCTGAACAAAGGAACAAGTTTATAAAGACAGACCGATGGGGATAAGTTTTGACGTGGTAGTTTCTTTTGCAGTCATCATTGGTGCCGATATTGTTGTGGCTGAGCCCCCAAAGGAAAATCTTCATCTCCTAGGGTGCTTTCCATCTCAAAGGCATTTATTGAGGGACCTTCCTTGCTGTTTTGGTTCTTTCGGAGAGGTTGATTATAGGACCCCACCGAGAGTAAATGGTTGGATGGTGGATGGTTGCATTTGAAAGAGCAACCGTTTTTAGCAATTGTAGCATGGAACCCTATTCATTGATCTCATTTTCCTTTAGGTTTCTATGTAGGTCAAGAGTCCATGACTTGAAGGTTTGATTCCGGCTTTCTGAAATGAAAGCATATGGCTTGTATGTTAGTCTGTTAAGATTGGGAAAGGACTGAGCCAACGAGCTAGCACCAGTCCATTGCTTGTTCTAGAAAGACGTCTCCTTCCCATCACCAAAATTTTGCTTGCAAAGGTCTTTAATGCTGCTAGATAGCTGGAGATGTATGGCCATCGAGGATAATTCCATCCAAGGGGGAGACCCTTGATAGCAAGGGTCAGATAAGTGATACTTAGACATAATAACCTTCCTCCACAGGTTGTCTTTCATTAGTGAATCTTCAAATCCATTCAGCAAGTCGAGATATATAGGAGTATTTTGAATTATAGTACTTTTTTTGTCATGCGTTCCATGATTGGCTCCAAAAGGTGCTTGTTCTTGGTTTTATCGTTATGTAGTTCATGGCATTAAATCCTTGATATGATACAAATTTTTCTGCTACCAGATAGAAGTGGAAAGGAAAGTGGTGAAGGTGTTCTTGTTGGGCTGTACTGCAAAATTCAAAGAGCTGTCAATGCCTTAattcaagaaaacaaaaggcATGTCACCATTATGATTGATGATATACCTCTTTTGGAGGTTGCTGCCAATGGTTCTTCAACTCATGTCTTAGACTTCCTTCATTATTGCCACACTTTAACATCAGAAATTGTAAGATCCTTTAAGCTAACTGAATTCCTCTCTTCTTCACATATCCTTGTCAATGTTGTCATATTCAATCTCCAGTATTCATACTTTGCTCTTGCCCCAGGGCTGTTCCATAATTGCACTTAATCACGAAGATGTTTATGTGGACATCGAAAGGCCACTGATTTTACAGATGGAATACCTTGCCGATGTTTTGATAAAAGTAGGACCACTAGCCACTGGTATAGCAAAGGACGTTCATGGGCAGGTACCGTTTCTTGTTTTTATAACTTCCATGTTTATCAATATCATTCTATACACGTATTTACGTTTGAATTCTTTTCCCCTACATCTTCCTTGGTTGAGAATTGTGCAACAACTTGAATTACCTCTGTTTTCCTGATCTTAATTACCTATGATTTCATCCAGATTTTTCTCATTACATGTGAGGAGCGTTGATGAAATTATTGTCTAGTAATATGATTGTATGGTGTATAGTTCTCTAGATGTCAATAATTTCATACAAGTGCTATGCTGCAAGTTAGGAAAAAATCGTAGAAAAAGAGTCTTTTCCTTTGATAAGAGGGTATATTGACGCCACTTCCATTAATTCTTTCCCTAACTGTGCATATATGTATCTGACCGTTCTAGACGTAACTTTAAGTGTTATATGCTGTCGAGAGTAAAGATACAAACAATATAATGCTACTACATTTTAAAATATCGATTACATTGTCAAGCTGCTAATCgtacttttttcctttttcgttGTTGGACCCGAATTTATTCGTACTTGCTGCTGCTACTCGTTTGAGCAATCTTGGTCatgtttcattttcttctctgcAGCTTACAGTTTTGAACAAGCCAGTTGAAGGCCTGCAAGACAAGTTAAGAAATAGAGTGCATAATTTTCACTTTTACATCAAGGAAAATGGTACTGAATTTTTTTATTCTGGAAGTAAAGCTTGAGGATACCATTAGGCAAGAAAAGTAGACggatttatttgataattatacCTTTGTACGTACCCTTTCGCTTTTATTAGTCCGATTTCGAGCATCTGTTGCTACTCTTCGTGATGCAATTAGAAGGCACTCTATTGAGATTCTCACGaactgaaaaatatatatatattttttgcgCTGCAGTCAATTTGTTCCTAGTGAAACTCAATTCGACTTCTTAATCTCTTTATTTGACGTTATGTGATTATGAatgtgtttggtttaacttaattttaaaaataagtcatcTTAGAATAAATTGAAGTATTTGACAGctattcaaaatagtttttaaaacaccgtcaaagtgtattttaaatcGTTTTTAcctaaagagtttaaataaaaatgactcttttgaaaaacattttttctctagtcaatctAGTTATTCCTATTTATTTCCCATTTTCAAGAAATATAAATACTTAGTTTGATACAATGTTTAAAATGCTGATTTCAATGGAAATGtcgagattttaattttattaaaacttCAATGGAAATATCAAtaagatttcaattttgatggatatctataaaaaaaaaattataaaataaaaaaattataaaataaaaaatttagaaaataaatctataataaataaatattctatgattttcaaacaagttaacatgtccattatttatattatatttacatattttgttatttaattatttatattttattgtttaattattatgaTTCGTGgatttttttacaatataataATGACCACATTGATTTACATCTAATGTCGATATCAAATTcctgaaaacatgaaaatattatcatgtcgatgaaaatttaatatcatgatttgataatcatttgcaCACGTCGAGGTTCAGAAACTTAAATGTGAAATTTATAGTGTGAATTTTGGGGGGGAAAAAAgcaaacaaaaatttcaaaatgaaagattaaaaacaaaatcttaTGTTATTGCAAGATGGTTTTTGTAGTTGACCACTGATTTTGGTTTTGTACTAATAGATAAtacatattataaatgttataaaaaataaatgtccATTGCTTAGTAAGTCATGTGTCAATTTTCATATTGTACATGTATCTTGTAGTTATTTATGTTTGGTATCCATATAagaccacatcctacttgccactttgcttgacatttggtggatcttaaaatcataCACATTTgtgagaaatccacttcaaattttcactaaattttcataattttagttattttattttattattatattatattatattttctccatatccctTGTGCTCCttaatttcataatttgtaggtccaaaAGGTGgatcatttttttctctttattataattaataaattaaatgttatttatatatttagtacatattaaatttctaatataaatacaatattttgtgatagtattgtcatgacaaaccttacaaaattagaaccCGCAGCCTTTGACATTagtggtaataattatttgtcatgagtgctcgatgccgaaattcacctggatgctataaacttgggagaaacaattaaagaaggaaatacgacatctagtcaggacaaagcaaaatctatgattttccttcgtcatcatctttACGAGGGATAAAAAATGGAGCTTACAATAAAGGATCctcgtatcttgtggaaaaatttgaaagaaaatgtATGATCATTAAAAAACAGTTATTTTTCCTAAAGCTAGTTATAAATGGATGCATTTAAGGCtataagattttaaatcagtaagtgattacaattccacattatttaaatcagttcaaaattgttgttatgcggagagaaaattactgatgttgatatattagagaagacattttctaaatttcatgtctcgaatatatTCCTacagcagcaatatcgagataaaggttttaaataatattgtgaactaatttcatgtcttctcgtggccgaacaaaataacgagttattgatgaagaaccacgaatctcgaccaactggaacaacaccattccctaaAATAAATgatgtgaatgttaataatcgtggtcaaggttgtgaccgtggcagaggaagaaataattattattttcatggtggtcattctaatcattcaaatttcttagaaccacacaaaatgatgaacACAAAGAAACAGcttcacaagataagagttcaaagagtgttgaaaataaatgcttctgatgCGGAATGAcggggcattggtcacgtatctgtcgtacgtcaaaacactaaGTTgtcctctatcaagcctcctgataacttgtagaaatacaagttatttataccattttatttagattatgcggtaaaaagaaggaaaagttgcatcgacagtatagaaattggcttagaaatacgaaaattgtaaagtgtcgtgaGCACACctgctaaccccattgcgatggcaaaatggaatgtcgtctttgttttgcaggaaataggtcaccgcatgcgataatcgctcgaggacaaaaatgaacaatgcatccAAATTGCATGaggcaatcgatcaagaacgaaaaagaacaacgcaattgcaatgcatgcgacgatcgatcatatACTCAAACGATCAACGCATTCccaccgcatgcggtaatcgatagaagataaaaacaattcccaccgcatgcggcgattgatcgaagatgtaaagagcaacacaTTCGCAAAGACTTTTGATAGTGTacaacttttctgttgtacgattctgataAATCAATCATGGACCAGAGcggacgtttccaccaagccatggcaggaattatcagattttCAAAGTGAGATCACTAATACAGAaggagccaaggtctataaatagcttcctcaaattcaatgaaaggaggctggtctgaagagacaatttagagaaaatccggtagaaagacgagacaagactgagaggtaagtctctgagtaagcaattatttccattcccgaagaagaaTCTTTGTGcgaaaggtcacttctacctggaattcaaggctgaaagggaagctttccactccatttctaCCACATGCCGACAAGCACATCATCTCCGATCGGGatttgtgtcaagacattgacactctttccgtatttgttcttattttctattcatctactgtgttcatctatctttaatctttcattcactatcTGTAACAAACTCTGATAtctagatttaaatatcattatcgtattcatcatcatctctctattcttttccatacattcatcatccattttcttcatcatgtgtaactaatcccctgggtaaaggggaaggattaagcgagtgagttaatccttgttaaggaaatcggctgagtttagctaaagcatgctcgatggcatcttcacctgtgagagcagaagtgaagatgttattctgcctctcgaaagaaggttgaaagaatgcgttaactaaagcgagaagtatttctagagatggaaacaaccttgcgttcatcacgttcatccctgtttcacca
Proteins encoded in this region:
- the LOC120082169 gene encoding elongator complex protein 6, with protein sequence MNRMTSNLLDEAIGFDDPTKPSPLIGRMLLVEDCVETSGAFVLHHLLKRAFSSPHSSNAVIFIAFSQSFVHYDRVLRKLGCNLAAQRDSGRFIFFDMLTLGCSDRSGKESGEGVLVGLYCKIQRAVNALIQENKRHVTIMIDDIPLLEVAANGSSTHVLDFLHYCHTLTSEIGCSIIALNHEDVYVDIERPLILQMEYLADVLIKVGPLATGIAKDVHGQLTVLNKPVEGLQDKLRNRVHNFHFYIKENGTEFFYSGSKA